A single genomic interval of Streptomyces graminofaciens harbors:
- a CDS encoding FBP domain-containing protein, with amino-acid sequence MKSLTEQDIRNSFINCSKGEAKRLPIPRDLDERPWDDLDFLGWRDPGAPDRSYLVTEHAGRLAGVTLRFPSSQRGFLHRSMCSLCLTTHRGSGVSLMTARKAGPAGREGNSVGVYMCADLACSLYVRGKKPLDSGSRFEETLTTEEQVARTVGNLSAFLEKLYD; translated from the coding sequence ATGAAGTCGCTCACCGAGCAGGACATCCGCAACTCATTTATCAACTGCTCCAAGGGCGAGGCGAAGCGGCTCCCGATACCTCGTGACCTCGACGAACGCCCGTGGGACGACCTCGACTTCCTCGGCTGGCGGGACCCGGGCGCGCCCGACCGCAGCTATCTCGTCACCGAACACGCGGGCCGGCTCGCCGGCGTGACCCTGCGGTTCCCCTCCTCCCAGCGCGGCTTCCTGCACCGCAGCATGTGCTCGCTCTGTCTGACGACGCACCGGGGCAGCGGCGTCTCGCTGATGACGGCCCGCAAGGCGGGCCCGGCCGGGCGCGAGGGGAACTCCGTGGGTGTCTACATGTGCGCCGATCTGGCGTGCTCGCTGTACGTGCGCGGAAAGAAGCCCCTCGACTCCGGCAGCCGGTTCGAGGAGACCCTCACGACGGAGGAGCAGGTCGCCCGGACGGTGGGCAATCTGTCGGCGTTCCTGGAGAAGCTGTACGACTGA
- a CDS encoding DUF3626 domain-containing protein gives MPPDLRVTLNFHPDRLVGGLTILEALERDGTYRSQFVTGTSNGGLTAHPGGDRWRWESRIFGGAYDNAAARERPVYGALDFRRQVVGAAPRFGSSHFRLTGETLGRATFCYPDSAAEPADFGVAAGMSLIALADADDQDALNDYIEAQVHGPVALDRDVEALVLDACYRDTPVEAAARRLPCPLEWHPGYRLTVAELRRHPDYRGPEFVDLGALIAENGRLDPRVIGDAARGGRHALQDLKMVWHCLARYGAPEGAGTARSVNDRSASI, from the coding sequence GTGCCCCCGGACTTGCGGGTGACCCTCAACTTCCACCCCGACCGCCTCGTGGGCGGGCTGACGATCCTCGAAGCGCTGGAGCGGGACGGCACATATCGCTCGCAGTTCGTCACGGGCACCAGCAACGGCGGGCTGACCGCGCACCCCGGCGGCGACCGGTGGCGCTGGGAGAGCCGGATCTTCGGCGGGGCGTACGACAATGCGGCCGCGCGCGAACGCCCCGTGTACGGCGCGCTCGACTTCCGGCGCCAGGTCGTGGGCGCCGCACCCCGCTTCGGCTCCTCGCACTTCCGGCTGACCGGCGAGACGCTGGGCCGCGCCACGTTCTGCTACCCGGACAGCGCGGCCGAACCGGCCGACTTCGGGGTGGCCGCCGGGATGTCCCTCATCGCCCTGGCCGACGCGGACGACCAGGACGCGCTCAACGACTACATCGAGGCGCAGGTGCACGGACCGGTCGCCCTGGACCGGGACGTGGAGGCGCTCGTGCTGGACGCCTGCTACCGGGACACCCCCGTCGAGGCCGCCGCCCGCCGACTGCCCTGCCCGCTCGAATGGCACCCCGGCTACCGGCTCACCGTCGCCGAGCTGAGACGCCATCCCGACTATCGCGGCCCGGAGTTCGTCGACCTGGGCGCCCTGATCGCCGAGAACGGCCGACTGGACCCGCGCGTCATCGGCGACGCGGCGCGCGGCGGGCGCCACGCGTTGCAGGACCTGAAGATGGTCTGGCACTGCCTGGCTCGTTACGGGGCGCCGGAGGGCGCTGGAACGGCTCGTTCCGTCAACGACCGGTCCGCGTCGATCTGA
- a CDS encoding phosphotransferase family protein: MGEEERARLILEAAGLPPGSLAERRPLSGGTYNTVEELRLTDGTRLVVKIPPPPTTPGLAHERALLTAEAEFCRAAATVGVPAPEVVAAASTGRHLLLTHCPGGSWEGLEPGQIAALRRELGGLVARLHRVTGPGFGYPSGALGPLAPDWRTAFVTMYDAVLADARRYQAWLPVPVDEAARTAKAAYDTLDEVTVPRLVHFDLWNGNILVEQGSSQGSAPRIGGLIDGERMFWGDPLADFVSLALLDDIERDEPFLSGYREAGGDVAFTPSTRRRYALYRSYLYLIMLVESVPRASGEEHDAWARKVVAPQLTAALDALATL; this comes from the coding sequence GTGGGTGAAGAGGAGAGGGCTCGGCTGATCCTGGAGGCGGCAGGACTGCCGCCCGGGAGTCTCGCCGAGCGGCGCCCGCTCAGCGGGGGCACGTACAACACCGTCGAGGAACTGCGCCTCACCGACGGCACCCGCCTCGTCGTGAAGATCCCCCCTCCGCCCACCACCCCCGGCCTGGCCCACGAGCGCGCCCTGCTCACCGCCGAGGCCGAGTTCTGCCGCGCCGCCGCCACGGTCGGCGTACCCGCGCCGGAGGTGGTCGCTGCGGCGTCCACGGGCCGGCATCTCCTGCTCACCCACTGCCCGGGCGGATCGTGGGAGGGGCTCGAGCCGGGGCAGATCGCGGCACTGCGCCGGGAACTGGGCGGCCTGGTGGCCCGCCTCCACCGGGTGACCGGCCCCGGCTTCGGGTACCCGTCCGGCGCCCTCGGCCCCCTCGCCCCCGACTGGCGCACCGCCTTCGTCACCATGTACGACGCCGTGCTCGCCGACGCCCGCCGCTACCAGGCCTGGCTGCCGGTCCCGGTGGACGAGGCGGCCCGTACGGCGAAGGCCGCGTACGACACCCTCGACGAGGTGACCGTCCCACGCCTGGTCCACTTCGATCTGTGGAACGGCAACATCCTTGTGGAACAGGGGAGTTCACAAGGGAGCGCTCCGCGCATCGGCGGCCTCATCGACGGCGAGCGCATGTTCTGGGGCGACCCCCTGGCGGACTTCGTCTCCCTCGCGCTCCTCGACGACATCGAGCGGGACGAGCCGTTCCTGTCGGGATACCGGGAGGCGGGCGGGGATGTCGCATTCACGCCGTCGACCCGACGCCGGTACGCCCTCTACCGCAGCTACCTCTACCTGATCATGCTCGTGGAGTCGGTGCCGCGCGCATCCGGCGAGGAGCACGACGCGTGGGCACGGAAGGTGGTGGCACCACAGCTCACGGCCGCACTCGACGCACTGGCGACCCTCTGA
- a CDS encoding PHP domain-containing protein encodes MDPVEALERIAFLLERAQAPTYRVRAFRTAGSVLGALPADEVAERSAAGSLESLKGVGPKTAQVVREALAGRIPGYLDKLEREAAEAAPPDGGGRLLALLRGDCHVHSDWSDGGSPIEEMGRTAAELGHEWAVLTDHSPRLTVARGLSPERLREQLDVVTALNAKWAPFRLLTGIECDILDDGSLDQEPELLDRLDVVVVSVHSKLRMDARSMTRRMVTAVRDPHADILGHCTGRLLAGRGRHESEFDADAVFEACAETGTAVEINCRPERLDPPKRLLRRAVEAGTLFSIDTDAHAPGQLDWQINGCARAEQCGVPAERVVTTWPVERLLAWAGEK; translated from the coding sequence ATGGATCCCGTCGAGGCTCTGGAGCGGATCGCGTTCCTGCTGGAGCGGGCCCAGGCCCCCACCTATCGCGTACGGGCCTTCCGCACCGCAGGATCCGTGCTCGGCGCGCTGCCCGCGGACGAGGTGGCGGAGCGTTCGGCCGCCGGGTCGCTGGAGTCACTGAAGGGGGTGGGGCCGAAGACGGCGCAGGTGGTGCGCGAGGCACTGGCCGGGCGGATACCCGGCTATCTGGACAAGCTGGAACGGGAGGCCGCCGAGGCCGCCCCGCCGGACGGCGGCGGGCGGCTGCTGGCGCTGCTGCGGGGCGACTGCCATGTGCACTCGGACTGGTCGGACGGCGGCTCCCCGATCGAGGAGATGGGCCGTACGGCGGCGGAGCTGGGCCACGAGTGGGCGGTGCTCACCGATCACTCGCCACGGCTGACCGTGGCCCGTGGTCTGTCACCGGAGCGGTTGCGGGAGCAGTTGGACGTGGTGACCGCGCTGAACGCGAAGTGGGCGCCCTTCCGGCTGCTCACCGGTATCGAGTGCGACATCCTCGACGACGGCTCGCTGGACCAGGAGCCCGAACTGCTGGACCGGCTCGATGTCGTCGTGGTGTCCGTGCACTCCAAGCTGCGCATGGACGCACGGTCGATGACCCGCCGTATGGTCACCGCCGTGCGCGACCCGCACGCCGACATCCTCGGCCACTGCACGGGACGGCTGCTCGCCGGGCGCGGGCGGCACGAGTCGGAGTTCGACGCGGACGCGGTCTTCGAGGCCTGCGCGGAGACCGGTACGGCGGTGGAGATCAACTGCCGTCCCGAGCGGCTCGACCCGCCGAAACGGCTGCTGCGCCGGGCGGTGGAGGCGGGCACGCTGTTCTCGATCGACACCGACGCGCACGCACCGGGCCAGCTCGACTGGCAGATCAACGGCTGCGCGCGGGCGGAGCAGTGCGGGGTGCCGGCGGAGCGCGTGGTCACGACCTGGCCGGTGGAGCGGCTGCTGGCGTGGGCCGGGGAGAAATGA
- a CDS encoding DUF4230 domain-containing protein produces the protein MTTSIKRMRLPGWAKLLTAVVVLIVVLLAALRLLLLGGLDDVFGTEEHDRSGPTLLKSIQDMSRYDAASGNFQVVVDLEKDAKYLPDAIRGTRTLYVGAGTVDAYVDLGEVGENDVKVDKDRTTATINLPHAKLGTPALDTEHSYAVSKQRGLLDRLGDMFSDNPNSEQAVQKLAVKHIGDAAKESRLTDRAESNTTDMLEGLLKSLGFKEVKVTFSS, from the coding sequence ATGACGACGTCCATCAAGCGCATGCGTCTGCCCGGCTGGGCGAAACTGCTCACCGCCGTGGTCGTCCTCATCGTGGTACTGCTGGCCGCCCTGCGGCTGCTGCTCCTCGGCGGGCTGGACGACGTGTTCGGAACCGAGGAGCACGACCGCTCGGGGCCCACACTCCTGAAGTCCATCCAGGACATGAGCCGTTACGACGCCGCCTCGGGCAACTTCCAGGTGGTCGTCGACCTGGAGAAGGACGCCAAGTACCTGCCGGACGCGATCCGCGGCACCCGCACGCTGTACGTCGGCGCGGGCACCGTGGACGCCTACGTCGACCTCGGCGAGGTGGGCGAGAACGATGTGAAGGTCGACAAGGACCGCACCACGGCCACCATCAACCTTCCGCACGCGAAGCTGGGCACCCCCGCCCTCGACACCGAGCACTCCTACGCCGTCTCCAAGCAACGCGGTCTCCTCGACCGCCTCGGCGACATGTTCTCCGACAACCCCAACAGCGAACAGGCCGTGCAGAAGCTCGCGGTCAAGCACATCGGCGACGCCGCGAAGGAGAGCAGGCTGACCGACCGCGCCGAGTCCAACACGACCGACATGCTCGAAGGGCTGCTGAAGTCCCTGGGCTTCAAGGAGGTGAAGGTGACGTTCTCGTCCTGA
- a CDS encoding ribose-phosphate diphosphokinase, which yields MRDIAVFTGSAHPELADEVCAHLGVPLSPTRVSRFANDCLEVQLQGNCRERDVFLIQPLVAPVQEHLVELLLMCDAARGASAGRITVVMPHYSYARSDKKDAPRISIGGRLVADLMVSAGASRVLAMTLHSPQVHGFFSVPVDHLHALRELAAHFRRYDLSRTTVVSPDLGNAKEAAAFARMIGAQVAAGAKQRFADDRVRISSVIGEIAGRDVIVLDDEIAKGSTVLELLDRLRELGPRSIRVACTHGLFAAGALKRLGEQPDVLEIVCTNTVPVPVEERTEKLQVLSIAPALAEAVRRIHNGESVSALFDAPPSE from the coding sequence GTGCGTGACATCGCCGTTTTCACCGGAAGCGCCCACCCCGAGCTCGCGGACGAGGTCTGTGCGCACCTCGGGGTGCCGCTGAGCCCGACCCGGGTGAGCCGGTTCGCCAACGACTGTCTGGAGGTGCAGCTCCAGGGCAACTGCCGTGAGCGGGACGTGTTCCTGATCCAGCCGCTGGTCGCGCCCGTGCAGGAGCACCTCGTCGAGCTGCTGCTGATGTGCGACGCGGCCCGGGGCGCCTCCGCGGGCCGGATCACCGTGGTCATGCCGCACTATTCGTACGCCCGCTCCGACAAGAAGGACGCGCCCCGTATCTCCATCGGCGGCCGGCTCGTCGCCGACCTCATGGTGTCGGCGGGCGCCAGCCGGGTCCTCGCCATGACGCTGCACTCGCCGCAGGTCCACGGCTTCTTCTCGGTGCCGGTCGACCACCTGCACGCGCTGCGCGAACTGGCCGCGCACTTCCGCCGGTACGACCTGTCCCGTACGACGGTCGTCTCGCCGGACCTCGGCAACGCCAAGGAGGCGGCGGCCTTCGCGCGGATGATCGGCGCGCAGGTCGCCGCGGGCGCCAAGCAGCGGTTCGCGGACGACCGGGTGCGGATCAGCTCGGTGATCGGTGAGATCGCCGGGCGGGACGTCATCGTGCTCGACGACGAGATCGCCAAGGGCAGCACCGTCCTGGAACTCCTCGACCGGCTGCGGGAGCTGGGCCCGCGCTCGATCCGGGTGGCGTGCACCCACGGCCTGTTCGCCGCCGGGGCCCTGAAACGGCTGGGCGAGCAGCCCGACGTCCTGGAGATCGTGTGCACCAACACCGTGCCGGTCCCCGTGGAGGAGCGCACCGAGAAACTACAGGTGCTCTCCATCGCCCCCGCGCTCGCGGAGGCCGTGCGCCGCATTCACAACGGTGAGTCCGTCAGCGCCCTGTTCGACGCGCCGCCGAGCGAATAG
- a CDS encoding erythromycin esterase family protein: MKRHRTGFLLTLLLCLGTAAAGATPTSATNRDPVVAALERFAHPLRTVEPRGDTGDLRPLDRMIGDARVVGLGEATHSSHDFFAMKHRVFRHLVEKKGFRTFALEAGWSTGLRLNDYVVHGKGDPKRIMREEFQADYLWWNNTDQLALLTWMRAYNRQHPHDPVRFMGDDLGWAGPELYDKVTDYVTRAQPGLRKRFAALYRGLRPTVPTGEYMAAYMTKPLVERRGMAARTGEALKLLRKQSPGADRTAYDWAVRHATVVDQVARFYAFDFGDGESEGQLADAMRYRDQVMADNTVWWQKHTGTKVLLSAHNAHLAYETTDPARYPRMQGAFLRDRLGAAYVSVGFTFDRGSFNALGEEGKNERFTVGPAAAGTNERTLDRVGLRDYAVDLRTVPEPARTWLDRKRPTRSIGTIYPDDLYDIALARSHDVLIHLHDIEAAKLRDQ; this comes from the coding sequence ATGAAGCGGCATCGAACCGGATTCTTATTGACCCTGCTCCTCTGCCTCGGCACAGCGGCGGCCGGAGCGACACCCACCTCGGCGACGAACCGCGACCCCGTCGTCGCCGCCCTCGAACGCTTCGCCCACCCCCTGCGTACTGTGGAACCGCGCGGCGACACCGGCGACCTGCGCCCGCTCGACCGGATGATCGGCGACGCGCGCGTGGTCGGCCTCGGCGAGGCCACACACAGCTCGCACGACTTCTTCGCCATGAAGCACCGCGTCTTCCGTCACCTCGTCGAGAAGAAGGGCTTCCGCACCTTCGCCCTGGAGGCCGGCTGGAGCACCGGTCTGCGCCTGAACGACTACGTCGTCCACGGCAAGGGGGACCCGAAGAGGATCATGCGGGAGGAGTTCCAGGCCGACTACCTCTGGTGGAACAACACCGACCAGCTGGCGCTCCTCACCTGGATGCGCGCCTACAACCGGCAGCACCCCCACGACCCCGTCCGGTTCATGGGCGACGACCTCGGCTGGGCCGGCCCCGAGCTGTACGACAAGGTCACCGACTACGTGACCCGCGCCCAGCCGGGGCTGCGAAAGCGGTTCGCCGCGCTGTACCGGGGCCTCAGGCCCACCGTGCCGACCGGCGAGTACATGGCCGCGTACATGACCAAGCCGCTCGTCGAGCGCCGGGGCATGGCCGCCCGTACCGGCGAGGCCCTGAAGCTGCTGCGCAAGCAGTCGCCGGGCGCCGACCGGACGGCGTACGACTGGGCGGTGCGGCACGCCACGGTCGTCGACCAGGTCGCGCGCTTCTACGCCTTCGACTTCGGCGACGGCGAGAGCGAAGGGCAGCTCGCGGACGCCATGCGCTACCGCGACCAGGTCATGGCGGACAACACGGTCTGGTGGCAGAAGCACACCGGCACCAAGGTCCTGCTGTCGGCGCACAACGCGCATCTCGCCTATGAGACCACCGACCCCGCCCGTTACCCCCGGATGCAGGGCGCGTTCCTGCGCGACCGCCTCGGGGCCGCGTACGTCAGTGTCGGTTTCACCTTCGACCGGGGTTCGTTCAACGCGCTGGGCGAGGAGGGGAAGAACGAGCGCTTCACCGTCGGCCCGGCCGCCGCCGGCACCAACGAGCGCACCCTCGACCGGGTGGGCCTGCGGGACTACGCCGTCGATCTGCGGACCGTGCCGGAGCCCGCCCGGACCTGGCTGGACCGGAAGCGTCCCACGCGGAGCATCGGCACGATCTACCCCGACGACCTGTACGACATCGCGCTCGCCCGCAGCCACGACGTGCTGATCCATCTGCATGACATCGAGGCCGCGAAGCTACGGGACCAGTAG
- a CDS encoding VanZ family protein: MARTTSRSRSTTSGRRAAPAAPPARRPLALPLRLLVMALAFLAMVAFGAVLAGLTLQPSPASTELTHSNLRPGSSLELYLNYASPRDALKQIGGNVLLGVPFGVLLPVLAPGARGLLRIPALTALMMLMVELVQGALITGRAFDIDDVILNTAGALLGYLLLGRRLGRAVHVPAQDSAPQGGPARRPRASRRKGTRKPPGKATGKPADKTAGKA, from the coding sequence ATGGCCCGTACCACGTCACGTTCCCGTTCCACGACCTCCGGCCGCCGGGCGGCACCCGCGGCCCCACCCGCGCGTCGGCCACTCGCACTGCCCCTGCGGCTGCTGGTGATGGCGCTGGCGTTCCTGGCCATGGTGGCGTTCGGCGCGGTACTGGCCGGGCTCACGCTCCAGCCTTCGCCGGCGTCGACGGAGCTCACGCACAGCAATCTGCGCCCCGGCAGCTCCCTGGAGCTCTACCTGAACTACGCCTCCCCGCGTGACGCGCTCAAGCAGATCGGCGGGAACGTCCTGCTCGGCGTGCCCTTCGGCGTGCTGCTGCCGGTGCTGGCGCCCGGGGCGCGCGGGCTGCTGCGCATCCCCGCGCTGACCGCCTTGATGATGCTGATGGTCGAGCTGGTGCAGGGCGCACTGATAACCGGACGCGCGTTCGACATCGATGACGTCATCCTCAACACCGCGGGGGCACTGCTGGGCTATCTGCTGCTCGGCCGACGGCTGGGCCGGGCCGTGCACGTACCCGCCCAGGACAGCGCGCCGCAGGGCGGACCGGCCCGGCGCCCGCGTGCAAGCCGCCGCAAGGGAACGCGCAAGCCGCCCGGCAAGGCGACTGGCAAGCCGGCCGACAAAACAGCCGGCAAGGCCTAG